From Anaerohalosphaera lusitana, one genomic window encodes:
- a CDS encoding ATP-dependent helicase yields the protein MTRQAFTTDQLTESQRRAVFHKDGPLLVIAGPGSGKTRVITSRIAALIDAGVRPWNICAITFTNKAAEEMRERLAAGGGGEGVHTSTFHSLCVRLLRMYADAAGISNNFSIYDTDDQRRCVKEAIKNSNIDSKTFTPAKVLSAISNFKNDLETPEQILERADEFYLKTAGRVYEQYQKLLKKNNALDFDDLLINTAFLLRDNPDIRQALGNRYQYLLVDEYQDTNHAQYQIAKGLALEHRNICVTGDPDQSIYKWRGADIQNILMFEKDWPDAVVVKLEENFRSTPNILEMADVLIANNTQRKEKRLVATHDRGADAEIECYGDGLEESVEVAGKIQALIEEGADPNEIAVFYRVNSMSRTVEEAFVRQQIPYQVVRGVEFYARKEIRDMLSYMKVIANPSDDMALLRAVGTHSRGIGKMTLSRVQHYASQYGITMFNAMNQADAIDTITPRTQTKVKAFAAMIEKWRADADGPVAPLMERVFDESGLLDSLRAGGEDEESAIENIDELINSASRYDEMTEEPSLIDYLQSIALYSDTDAYDAEAGRVSLMTLHAAKGLEFDNVFIIGLEEGLLPHERSLVGGEEELEEERRLFFVGITRARKVLHISHARYRTMRGQHLRTTPSKFLYEIGYTPKEEQFESYTYDTEFSQVAPSGFGSKIEKKEAPFRTGELVEHRKFGTGRVKEFQDMGDNSIIVVRFQSGQVKTLMLKYANLTKLSG from the coding sequence ATGACCCGACAAGCTTTCACTACCGATCAATTAACGGAATCTCAGAGAAGAGCGGTATTTCACAAGGACGGCCCGTTGCTGGTAATTGCGGGGCCTGGCAGCGGCAAGACTCGCGTGATCACAAGCCGGATCGCTGCACTTATCGATGCGGGTGTACGGCCGTGGAATATCTGTGCGATAACATTTACCAATAAAGCCGCTGAGGAAATGCGAGAGCGTCTCGCGGCAGGGGGCGGGGGTGAGGGTGTGCATACCAGCACGTTCCACTCGCTGTGTGTTCGTCTGCTTAGAATGTACGCTGATGCGGCAGGTATCAGCAATAACTTCAGCATTTACGATACCGACGATCAGCGGCGGTGCGTTAAAGAAGCGATCAAGAACAGCAACATAGACAGCAAAACATTCACTCCTGCGAAGGTTCTCTCTGCGATCTCCAATTTTAAGAACGATCTCGAAACGCCCGAGCAGATACTGGAACGAGCGGACGAGTTTTACCTCAAGACTGCTGGGAGGGTGTATGAGCAGTATCAGAAGCTGCTGAAAAAGAACAATGCGCTGGATTTTGACGATCTGCTGATCAATACCGCATTTCTGCTTCGCGACAATCCTGATATTCGGCAGGCGCTGGGCAATCGCTATCAGTATCTGCTGGTTGACGAGTACCAGGATACCAACCACGCACAGTATCAGATCGCGAAGGGGCTTGCGCTGGAGCACCGCAATATCTGCGTTACGGGTGATCCGGATCAGTCCATCTATAAGTGGCGCGGGGCCGACATTCAGAACATTCTGATGTTCGAGAAGGACTGGCCCGATGCGGTAGTGGTCAAGCTCGAAGAGAACTTCCGCAGCACGCCAAACATTCTGGAGATGGCGGACGTTCTCATTGCGAACAATACCCAGCGTAAGGAGAAACGGCTGGTTGCGACGCATGACCGGGGTGCGGATGCGGAGATTGAATGTTACGGCGACGGTCTTGAAGAATCCGTTGAAGTTGCGGGTAAGATCCAGGCTCTTATCGAGGAGGGGGCGGACCCCAACGAGATAGCTGTGTTCTATCGTGTCAATTCTATGAGCCGAACGGTTGAAGAAGCGTTCGTTCGTCAGCAGATACCGTACCAGGTTGTCAGGGGTGTGGAGTTTTATGCCCGCAAAGAGATCCGCGATATGCTGAGCTATATGAAGGTGATCGCGAATCCTTCTGATGACATGGCGTTGCTGAGGGCGGTAGGTACGCATTCACGTGGTATCGGCAAGATGACGCTTTCGCGGGTTCAGCATTATGCGAGCCAGTACGGCATCACGATGTTCAACGCGATGAATCAGGCGGATGCGATCGATACTATCACGCCTCGGACGCAGACCAAGGTGAAGGCCTTTGCTGCGATGATCGAAAAGTGGCGGGCCGATGCGGATGGGCCGGTCGCGCCTTTGATGGAGCGTGTTTTTGACGAGAGCGGTTTGCTGGACAGTCTGCGAGCCGGCGGTGAGGATGAAGAAAGCGCGATCGAGAACATCGATGAGCTTATCAATTCCGCCTCACGTTATGATGAGATGACCGAGGAGCCGTCTCTTATCGATTATCTTCAGTCGATAGCACTTTACAGCGATACCGATGCTTACGATGCAGAGGCGGGGCGTGTGTCATTGATGACGCTGCACGCAGCCAAGGGGCTGGAGTTCGACAACGTGTTTATCATAGGGCTTGAAGAGGGTTTGCTGCCTCACGAACGCAGCCTGGTTGGCGGTGAAGAGGAACTTGAAGAAGAGAGGCGTCTTTTCTTCGTGGGTATTACGCGGGCCAGGAAGGTTCTGCATATAAGCCATGCCCGCTACCGGACGATGCGGGGACAGCATTTGAGGACCACTCCTTCGAAATTCCTGTACGAGATAGGCTATACACCCAAGGAAGAGCAGTTCGAGAGCTATACCTATGACACGGAATTCTCGCAGGTGGCTCCTTCGGGGTTCGGTTCCAAGATCGAGAAGAAGGAAGCTCCGTTCAGAACGGGTGAGCTGGTGGAGCACAGGAAATTCGGAACGGGGCGGGTGAAAGAATTTCAGGACATGGGTGACAACAGTATTATTGTGGTTCGCTTTCAGTCGGGGCAGGTGAAGACGTTGATGCTCAAATATGCGAACCTGACCAAGCTGAGCGGCTGA
- a CDS encoding alpha-L-fucosidase has protein sequence MRKLYWLHTFVVLVVLFSVSNAFAVEPSESSGWPNLAEVRSNRAERMEWWRDARFGMFIHFGLYSVPAGEWNGQQYGGYSEWLPQGIPTAQWEKLTDRFNPTDFDADEWVLLAKQAGMKYIVITTKHHEGFALWDSKASDYDVQATPFKRDIMKELAEACRRHDMKLGWYHSVLDWHHPDYLPRRAVDKRSTDDADYDRYISYMKAQLRELLTNYGDIAVLWFDGGWDHGPRQHRAWEICDMAYELQPDIIINDRIGLPMDYDTPEQRIPRGASDRPWETCMTITSSWGYNKGARDWKDAKALIRNLVDIASKGGNYLLNVGPTGEGVIPPQSADRLREIGEWLEINGRSIYGTKGSIFRSTDSTRWGRCTTRMTGDGTTLVYLHVFDWPSGSSLSIPELGNLPDEAYLLADRDAKLTARKAGKGISIDLAEVESAVNSVDTVVVLEYAEQKPVTFHPPRIESVSEMFIDDLTLKLSSEPGLQIRYTLDGSDVTSQSKLYVEPFAISTSITVKAASFYGDHLVCEQVEKEFEKVKPAEAVKLEQARPGLEYKYYEYDGEVKTLSDIDRDNTTGFGVTTQVDLERRKRQEEFAMIFEGYISVPATDVYDFELISDDGSRLTVAGREVVDNDGLHSREAKHGSIALEKGLQRVRVEYFNGLGGAELELRSGSAGKKADKVSGDRLFH, from the coding sequence ATGAGGAAATTGTATTGGTTGCATACGTTCGTCGTTCTGGTGGTCCTGTTCAGTGTTTCGAATGCGTTTGCTGTGGAGCCGTCTGAAAGCAGTGGCTGGCCCAATCTTGCTGAGGTCCGATCCAACAGAGCTGAACGGATGGAATGGTGGCGTGATGCTCGTTTCGGCATGTTCATTCATTTCGGCCTTTACTCTGTGCCCGCAGGTGAGTGGAACGGTCAGCAGTACGGCGGTTACAGTGAATGGCTGCCTCAGGGTATACCGACTGCGCAGTGGGAGAAGCTGACCGATCGGTTCAATCCAACTGATTTCGACGCTGATGAGTGGGTGCTGCTTGCAAAACAGGCGGGCATGAAGTATATCGTGATTACCACAAAGCATCACGAGGGCTTTGCGCTGTGGGATTCTAAAGCGAGCGATTATGATGTGCAGGCGACGCCGTTTAAGCGTGATATTATGAAAGAACTGGCCGAGGCATGTCGGCGTCATGATATGAAGCTGGGGTGGTATCATTCTGTGCTTGACTGGCATCATCCTGACTATCTGCCCCGCCGGGCCGTTGACAAGCGTTCAACGGATGATGCGGATTATGATCGATATATTAGCTATATGAAGGCGCAATTGCGCGAGCTTTTGACGAACTATGGAGACATAGCGGTTCTGTGGTTTGACGGGGGATGGGATCATGGGCCACGTCAGCACCGGGCGTGGGAGATTTGTGACATGGCCTACGAGCTGCAGCCTGATATTATAATCAATGATCGCATAGGTCTGCCGATGGATTACGATACTCCCGAGCAGAGGATCCCACGCGGTGCTTCTGACAGGCCCTGGGAAACGTGCATGACGATTACAAGCTCCTGGGGATATAACAAGGGCGCCAGGGACTGGAAAGACGCGAAGGCGTTGATCCGAAACCTGGTGGATATTGCGTCAAAAGGCGGGAACTATCTGCTTAATGTAGGGCCGACGGGTGAAGGCGTTATACCGCCGCAAAGTGCGGACAGGCTGCGGGAAATAGGTGAATGGCTGGAGATCAATGGTCGATCGATCTATGGTACGAAGGGCAGCATCTTCAGATCAACGGATTCGACCAGGTGGGGCAGATGCACTACGAGGATGACCGGGGACGGAACGACACTGGTTTACCTGCATGTATTCGATTGGCCGTCGGGTTCGAGCCTGTCGATTCCTGAGCTGGGCAACCTGCCGGACGAGGCATACCTGCTGGCGGACCGTGATGCGAAGCTTACTGCCAGGAAAGCCGGTAAAGGTATAAGCATTGACTTGGCGGAAGTGGAGTCGGCAGTTAATTCTGTGGATACAGTGGTAGTGCTTGAATATGCCGAACAAAAGCCCGTAACATTCCATCCTCCGCGGATCGAGTCGGTTTCGGAAATGTTCATTGACGATCTTACTCTGAAGCTGAGCAGCGAGCCGGGACTGCAGATCAGATACACGCTTGACGGCAGCGATGTCACATCCCAAAGCAAGTTGTATGTGGAGCCTTTTGCAATAAGCACTTCAATAACTGTCAAGGCGGCATCCTTCTATGGTGACCACCTCGTTTGCGAGCAGGTGGAAAAAGAATTCGAGAAGGTCAAGCCCGCAGAGGCCGTTAAGCTGGAACAAGCTCGACCTGGCCTTGAATACAAGTATTACGAGTATGACGGCGAGGTTAAAACTTTGTCGGATATTGACAGGGACAATACGACTGGGTTTGGGGTTACAACTCAGGTAGACCTCGAGAGGAGAAAGCGTCAGGAAGAATTCGCAATGATTTTTGAAGGATACATATCCGTGCCAGCGACTGATGTGTATGATTTCGAACTTATCAGTGACGACGGCAGCAGACTGACCGTTGCGGGCCGGGAGGTTGTAGACAACGACGGTTTGCACTCCAGAGAGGCCAAACACGGCAGCATAGCTCTTGAGAAGGGCCTGCAGAGGGTCAGAGTTGAATATTTCAACGGATTGGGAGGGGCCGAACTAGAGCTGCGAAGTGGTTCGGCCGGCAAGAAGGCTGATAAGGTGTCCGGCGATCGGTTGTTCCATTAA
- a CDS encoding glucose-6-phosphate isomerase produces MGKPRVQLYYKNVTADIIGRKHGINAEQFQELANQTKPVISELNQMRESGQVAYRDLPYNEDYPRQVKEIAGELEGKYENFVVLGIGGSALGNIALQTALNPYMYNLDEKQRAGRPRLFVFDNVDPAQLASFLNWVDDKLDKTVFNVISKSGRTAETAAQFLTIRNVLLEKLGEKGYREQVVATTDSKQGTMRTITDDAGFKSLEVPDGVGGRWSVLSPVGLLSAAVCGIDIDELLEGARSMDERVKTEDFFKNPAAINAAVNWNYYNCGKRISVMMPYSYNLKDMSDWYRQLWAESLGKSKDLRGHDIFVGPTPVKALGTTDQHSQVQLYREGPNDKLFTFLQVNEFENDITIGGNPDCAPELGYLGGAKMSKLLNSEKIATEYALLKDKRPCMTVMFDKIDAHAVGEFIYLFEVTTSLAGLLFGIDAYDQPAVELGKEATFALMGREGFTDMAKDISPVAEIDDSFLI; encoded by the coding sequence GTGGGAAAACCCAGAGTTCAGTTATACTATAAGAATGTGACTGCGGATATCATCGGACGCAAACACGGTATCAATGCGGAGCAGTTTCAGGAGCTCGCCAACCAGACCAAGCCGGTCATTTCTGAACTCAATCAGATGCGCGAGTCCGGTCAGGTCGCATACAGGGACCTGCCTTACAATGAAGATTATCCGCGTCAGGTCAAGGAGATCGCGGGGGAGCTGGAAGGCAAGTACGAGAATTTCGTCGTACTCGGTATTGGCGGGTCCGCTCTTGGAAACATAGCGTTGCAGACCGCGTTGAATCCATATATGTATAACCTGGACGAGAAGCAGCGAGCAGGGCGTCCGCGTCTTTTCGTGTTTGACAATGTTGATCCCGCCCAACTGGCGAGTTTTCTGAACTGGGTCGACGATAAGCTCGATAAGACGGTATTCAACGTGATCAGCAAATCCGGCCGAACGGCTGAGACTGCTGCACAATTTTTGACCATACGCAATGTACTGCTGGAAAAGCTCGGTGAAAAGGGCTATCGTGAGCAGGTTGTTGCTACGACTGATTCGAAACAGGGTACGATGCGGACGATCACCGATGACGCTGGCTTTAAGAGCCTTGAGGTGCCGGATGGTGTTGGCGGCAGGTGGAGCGTGCTGAGTCCGGTTGGTCTGCTGAGTGCGGCTGTGTGCGGAATCGATATCGATGAACTGCTCGAAGGGGCACGCTCGATGGACGAGAGGGTCAAGACCGAAGATTTCTTCAAGAATCCAGCAGCGATAAATGCGGCAGTTAACTGGAACTATTACAATTGCGGCAAGCGGATATCGGTTATGATGCCTTATTCGTATAATCTCAAGGACATGTCTGACTGGTACAGACAGCTTTGGGCCGAGAGTCTGGGTAAGAGCAAGGATCTGCGGGGGCATGATATATTCGTGGGTCCGACACCGGTTAAGGCTCTGGGGACGACTGACCAGCACAGCCAGGTTCAGCTATACCGTGAGGGGCCTAACGACAAACTGTTCACATTCCTGCAGGTTAACGAGTTTGAAAACGATATAACTATCGGCGGTAATCCGGACTGTGCTCCGGAGCTGGGTTATCTGGGCGGGGCGAAAATGTCCAAGCTGCTCAACAGTGAGAAGATTGCGACTGAGTATGCTTTGCTCAAGGATAAGCGTCCGTGTATGACGGTAATGTTTGACAAGATCGATGCTCATGCGGTTGGTGAGTTTATTTATCTGTTTGAAGTGACCACGTCGCTTGCTGGTCTGCTTTTTGGTATCGATGCTTACGATCAGCCGGCAGTTGAGCTGGGCAAAGAGGCAACTTTCGCTTTGATGGGTCGTGAAGGCTTTACGGATATGGCGAAGGATATCAGCCCTGTTGCCGAGATCGATGACAGTTTTCTGATATGA
- a CDS encoding mannose-1-phosphate guanylyltransferase produces MDYAVIMAGGTGKRLWPLSRKSRPKQVLKLIEGNTLLRRCYDRLIPLFDPRNILVLTNAGYADIVRENLPDLPYGNVLAEPAVRDTAGAIGFAATVLSKYDPNARMAVVTADQLIEPTDVFQQALSDGLEYVKKNPDAMITFGIQPTFPSTQLGYIKVGEPHKCESCTNEIFDVDSFSEKPDIATSREYLSSGEYLWNSGMFIWQAKTILKNIEKYLPASKEPLKRIFAAWDGPRQEDVLKEWFIKMPKISIDYGVMEQAENVKAIRLNCSWRDMGSFSALADIISSDENNNIVVAGQSELIDSKNNILVTEDEDHLIAVIGLENMVVAHSPDATLVCPMDEAHRLKELLEVVKQHGGEKYL; encoded by the coding sequence ATGGATTACGCTGTAATAATGGCAGGAGGTACTGGGAAGCGGTTGTGGCCGTTGAGCCGTAAGTCGCGTCCGAAGCAGGTTCTGAAGCTTATCGAGGGCAATACGCTGCTCCGTCGATGTTACGACAGGCTGATACCTCTTTTCGATCCGCGGAATATCCTTGTGCTGACCAATGCCGGGTATGCGGATATCGTGCGGGAGAATTTGCCGGATCTGCCGTATGGGAACGTACTGGCTGAGCCGGCTGTGCGCGATACCGCCGGCGCGATCGGATTTGCTGCGACGGTCCTGAGCAAATATGATCCGAATGCCAGGATGGCCGTGGTCACTGCCGATCAACTTATAGAACCTACCGACGTTTTTCAGCAGGCTCTCAGTGATGGGCTTGAATACGTCAAAAAGAATCCTGATGCAATGATCACTTTCGGCATCCAGCCGACCTTTCCGAGTACTCAGCTTGGTTATATCAAGGTCGGTGAGCCGCATAAATGCGAATCCTGCACGAATGAAATATTTGACGTGGACAGTTTTAGTGAAAAGCCCGACATCGCAACGAGCCGTGAATATCTGAGCTCGGGCGAGTATCTCTGGAACAGCGGGATGTTCATTTGGCAGGCGAAGACGATCTTAAAGAATATCGAGAAATATCTGCCTGCTTCCAAGGAGCCGCTGAAACGGATTTTTGCGGCGTGGGACGGGCCCCGGCAGGAAGATGTACTCAAAGAGTGGTTCATAAAGATGCCCAAGATCAGCATCGATTATGGTGTTATGGAGCAGGCTGAAAATGTGAAGGCTATTCGGCTCAACTGCAGCTGGCGTGATATGGGGTCTTTCTCAGCTTTGGCGGATATCATCAGTTCTGATGAGAACAATAATATCGTCGTTGCCGGGCAGAGCGAACTGATAGACAGCAAGAATAATATTCTCGTGACGGAGGATGAGGACCATCTTATCGCTGTTATCGGCCTGGAAAATATGGTTGTGGCTCATAGTCCGGATGCTACCCTGGTGTGTCCGATGGATGAGGCGCATCGGCTTAAGGAACTGCTCGAAGTCGTCAAACAGCATGGTGGAGAGAAATACCTTTAG
- the ruvX gene encoding Holliday junction resolvase RuvX, translated as MRFLAVDFGEKRTGLAVCDEKETMAFPLTVLEGQGGLANRIAKIAKEEQAQGFVMGLPLNMDGTEGDRAARVRHFTEKLSQVTDLPVFFHDERLSSFEAENKLAGHLTRKKKKKHLDAVAAAGILESFLQKRREMPED; from the coding sequence ATGCGGTTTCTGGCAGTAGATTTCGGGGAAAAACGGACCGGGCTGGCGGTCTGTGATGAGAAGGAGACTATGGCATTTCCACTTACGGTCCTTGAAGGCCAGGGCGGGCTTGCGAATCGAATTGCGAAAATTGCTAAGGAGGAGCAGGCTCAGGGTTTCGTGATGGGGCTTCCTCTCAATATGGACGGCACTGAGGGCGATCGTGCCGCTAGAGTGCGTCATTTCACCGAAAAACTTTCGCAGGTTACTGATCTTCCGGTCTTTTTTCACGATGAAAGACTTAGCAGTTTCGAGGCGGAGAACAAGCTGGCAGGGCATCTTACCCGGAAAAAGAAGAAAAAACATCTGGATGCTGTGGCAGCGGCGGGTATTCTCGAGTCATTTCTGCAGAAACGGCGAGAAATGCCGGAAGATTAG
- the pgl gene encoding 6-phosphogluconolactonase yields MEKTRHAKLNLDRVDNADRLAERALDVFCEDASRAIQEKGVFTVALSGGHTPVRFFELLGSSEQANSVKWDSVHLFWVDERFVSPDSEDSNYGLAASTFLDKVGIPEQNIHRISGEETEYSKAVDQYEDQIKSVFDLAAGEKPQFDLLVLGMGADGHIGSLYPNSVVLFDTEDIVSPVYFMGENINRITLTYPVIRKAEHILIMISGRGKAETLRDVLTSEPDEVRYPVHTLWPILEKVTWLVDQEAAQYLEDY; encoded by the coding sequence ATGGAAAAGACCAGACACGCCAAACTGAATCTCGACCGCGTTGATAATGCAGATCGGCTTGCTGAAAGGGCACTGGATGTCTTTTGTGAGGATGCAAGTCGGGCGATCCAGGAAAAGGGGGTTTTTACAGTCGCGTTATCCGGGGGGCACACACCTGTTCGTTTTTTCGAGCTTCTGGGAAGCAGCGAGCAGGCGAATTCTGTTAAATGGGACAGTGTGCATCTGTTCTGGGTCGATGAGCGTTTTGTTTCTCCCGATTCTGAAGATAGCAATTACGGGTTGGCTGCGAGCACGTTTTTGGATAAGGTCGGTATACCGGAGCAAAATATACACCGTATAAGCGGTGAAGAGACCGAGTACTCCAAAGCTGTCGATCAGTACGAAGACCAGATAAAGAGCGTGTTTGATCTTGCAGCGGGTGAGAAGCCGCAGTTCGACTTACTGGTATTGGGAATGGGTGCAGACGGCCACATAGGGTCGCTTTATCCCAATTCTGTGGTGCTTTTTGATACCGAGGATATAGTCAGCCCGGTATATTTCATGGGGGAAAACATCAATCGCATTACGCTGACTTATCCTGTGATCCGCAAAGCTGAGCATATTCTCATAATGATATCCGGCCGGGGGAAGGCGGAAACATTGCGAGATGTGCTTACGAGTGAGCCGGATGAGGTACGCTATCCGGTGCATACACTCTGGCCTATTCTGGAAAAGGTGACCTGGCTGGTGGATCAAGAGGCGGCTCAATACCTTGAGGATTACTGA
- a CDS encoding LysM peptidoglycan-binding domain-containing protein yields MIIMPRDLKIGILIGFLFATAATVTVSMWPTEDLASRQKRAFEKNQSNNEITIDHSTYEMPADVDDKESQENSLKWGLSEDHPAVAEDDLFDSLDTTKRNSESANPKNEKVHVVTKGETLSSIARDYYGNQSKWKLIQESNDIDDPKAVRPGMELVIPQ; encoded by the coding sequence TTGATTATCATGCCACGTGATCTGAAAATCGGCATACTCATAGGATTTCTGTTCGCCACTGCGGCTACTGTCACAGTATCCATGTGGCCGACCGAGGACCTTGCAAGCCGTCAGAAGCGGGCATTCGAAAAGAATCAAAGCAACAACGAGATCACTATAGATCACAGCACCTATGAGATGCCTGCCGACGTGGACGATAAAGAGTCACAGGAAAACTCGCTGAAATGGGGTCTGAGTGAAGATCACCCTGCAGTCGCTGAGGACGACCTCTTTGATTCGCTCGATACGACAAAGCGGAATTCAGAATCCGCCAACCCAAAGAATGAAAAAGTGCATGTCGTCACCAAAGGCGAAACGCTATCTTCTATTGCCCGCGACTACTACGGCAATCAGTCCAAATGGAAGCTCATCCAGGAATCCAACGACATCGATGATCCCAAAGCCGTTCGACCCGGCATGGAGCTGGTGATACCTCAGTAA